In the Terriglobus sp. RCC_193 genome, CACGGGCGGCGTCACCAGCTGGGTGGAACACATGCAGTATGGGTACGTGGAGCAGTGGAGCCTGTCTGCCCAGAAGCAGATGCCCTGGGGCATCCTGACGGAACTGAACTACGTGGGCAACCACGGCGTGCACCTCCTGGGCCGCTCAAACGTGAACCAGCCCAAAGTGTTGAACGGCACAACAGTTCAATCACGCCGTCCTCTGTTCAGCGTCACGCAGGGTGCGGTCAACCAGATTGGAGACTGGAACGCATCGCAATATCAGGGTCTCTCTGCACGCGTAGAGAAGCGGTTCTCCAAGGGCATCCAGTTTCGCAACTCCATCACGTACGGTCGTACCTTCAGCCTGCTGAGCCAGGCACTGGACGTAAGCGATAGCGCCACCAACGGCGATACGTTGCAGAACCCGTATGACCATGCCGCGAACTGGGGGCCGGCCGACTTCGACATCCCCTTCCGCTACGTGCTCAACGGCATCTTCTCCGCGCCCACGGGAAGCCACGCGGTCTTCAACAATCGCATCGCATCTGCGGTGCTGGGTGGATGGGCAGTTTCGCCGGTCTATGTCTGGCAGATGGGTCAGCCACTCACGCCAGCAACAAGCACGGATCTGGCAAACTCCGGAGCCACCAATCGTCCTAACCAGCTTTGCCCCTCAGGCCAGGGTGCTCCGCACACCATCTCCCGTTGGTTCAATACATCCTGCTTCGCAGCGCAGACGCAGTACACCTATGGCAACGCCTCCAAGGGTTCCATTCGTGGACCGGGACAGAACCGTCTCGATCTGAGTCTGCAACGTAACTTCGGAGTCCCGCGTTGGGAAGCTGCCAACCTGAACTTCCGCATTGAAGGTTTCAACGTACTGAATCATGTACAGTATGGCAACCCGAACGTAACGGTGGGCAACACAGCCTTCGGCACCATCAGTTCTGCGCAGACCATGCGGCAGGTTCAGGTGGCGGCACGCCTCACCTTCTAAATCCATTTACCTCGAAAGGGCACAGCCTCGTGCTGTGCCCTTTCCTTTCCACACGACTTACAACGAAGCACAACGCTAGAAAGTACACTGGTCGCATGGCAGTTCGCGTAAATGGAGAGGTCATCCACGACGAACGATTTCATCGCGAATTCGTTGAGCTCTCTGGTGGCCGCACACCGCAACAGGTGCAGGAACAAGCTCCCATGGAGTACCACCGGCTGCTGCAGACAGCGGAACGCAACACACTACGCTCCGTCCTGCTCCATCAGGTTGCAGTTGCAGAAGGCATCACTGCTACAGCGGAAGAAGCTGAGGAAGAACGCCGCTCCACATGGGGCAGCGCTGCAAATCAATCCTGTGGCATTGGGATTACCAGCGATATGATTTCGCGCCTGATGGTGAAGAAAGTGCAGCAACATCTGACGCGGCATGTGCAACGCCCGGATCGACGTGAAGTGGAAGCCATCTATCGCAATAACTCTGCTGCGTTCACGATTCAAGAGCGCTGGCTGGTATCCCATATCGTTCAGATTGCCGAGACAGAAGCAGAGCACGCGAAGGCTATCAATGTTTTGAAACAAGCGCAGAGCGAACTCAAGCGCAGCAAGTCATTCGCTGCGGTTGCTGACCGCTACTCCGATTGCAAAGGCAATGGAGGTTCGCTCGGCTGGATCAACCGCGGCACGATGGTTCCCGAATTTGAAGCGAAAGTCTTCACACTGGAACGACGCAAACTCAGCGACATCTTTGAAACAACATTCGGTCTGCATCTGGCGATACTGCATGATTGGAAACCCGCCGGCCTGCAGCCGTTGGACGAAGTCAGAGCCGATCTCGCCCGACACATTTTCGAAGAACGCAAACAGGTACTGCTAAACCAGATCACGGAAGACTTGATGCGCCGCGCAGAAATTGCAATGCTGCCGGACCCCGAACGCAGCGTTGCTGCCGGTGAGAAAGTGCAATGAAGAAGAACCCGTCTCCCTGCTGCGTTCCCAGCAAACAACACGCTGATGTATGGCAAGCATCGCAGCAGAATTCATCCACGCGTGTCCGCGCCATCAGTGGTAGCACTGAGGAAATGATTCTCCTCCCTGGCGGCGCATTCCTGATGGGCTCTGAATCCGCAGATTCGTTTCCAGATGATGGAGAAGGGCCGGTGCGACAGGTCACGGTGGATTCTTTCTGGATGGATCAGTACGCCGTCCGCAATCGCGACTTCATGAAGTTTGTGCAGGAGACGCAGTACGTGACCGAGGCAGAACGCATCGGATGGTCGTTTGTCTTCGCAGGTGATTTACCGGAAGAGTCATCTTCTGCTGATACGAAAGCGGTCCACGGCACGGAATGGTGGCGCGTCATCGAAGGAGCCACCTGGCTGCATCCCGATGGCCCGGGATCGAACCTGGCCAGCCGTACAGATCATCCGGTCGTCCAGGTCTCATGGAACGATGCCGCAGCATATGCCGCCTGGGCAGGCAAACGCCTGCCGACCGAAGCCGAATGGGAGTTCGCTGCGCGCGGCGGCCTGGAACAACAGGCTTATCCCTGGGGTAACGAACTTACACCGGACGGAAAACATCTCTGCAACATCTGGCAGGGAGTCTTCCCTGTCTCAAACACAGCAGAAGACGGTTACGCTTCGACCTGCCCCGTAGACACATTCCCTCCCAATGGATACGGCCTATTCGGCATCACAGGCAATACATGGGAATGGATCGCAGACTGGTTTCACCCCACCTACCACCAGCTTGCAACTCGCCACAATCCGATTGGACCACCGCAGGGGACAGCACGCATGTTGAAGGGCGGTTCCTATCTCTGCCATCGCTCGTATTGCAACCGCTATCGTGTCGCAGCTCGCAGTTCCAACACACCGGATAGTGCGACAACAAACATCGGCTTCCGCTGCGTCCGCGACATAGCTTAACGCGAACGTTCCCCGCATCATTGTCTGCAAAAACAAAGGCGCCGGGGGAAACATAAAGCATCTCCGTGCGCACTTGGATTTCGACGTTGCTGTGTTGTCTGAATCTTAGTATTGAATCTCTTCTTACCGCACAATCTCACCGACAGCCCGCAGAACCTCTCGCCATTTTCCCCTATAAAATCAGACACTTATGGTTCCGACGAACATCGTACGAAGATTTTCGTTGACATCTACGAAGACCTTCGGATATTGTCCTGCTTATGAAGATGACCAGGCAAATTCCAAAGCCGACAGAAGGTGAGCTCGAACTGCTGACAATCCTATGGGAGCGCGGCGAAGCTACCGTTCGCGACGTGTTTGAAGCCGTGAATGAAAGACGCGCGGTGGTCTACACAGGTGTGCAAAAACTCATGCAGATCATGCTGGACAAAGGTCTGGTGGAACGCGATGCCACGGAACGCGCACACGTCTATCGCGCCGCCGTTGCAAAGGAAGATACGGAGCGCCGCTTCATGCGTGAATTGAGCGACCGCTTCTTCGCAGGTTCAGCGGCGCAGTTGGCGCTGCGTGCGTTGGAGATGGAACCTGCCAGCGAAGAGGATCTTCGAGAGATCCGCACACTCATTGCAAAGAAGCTGTCCTGAAAGGAGCAGGGGATGAGCGCTTACCTTGGGGTACATACGGGCGAAGTAGTTGCACTGGGTTGGACGCTTCTGCACTTCTGTTGGCAGAGCGCGATAATAGCGATGCTGTATGTGTTGGTGGATCGCTGCACGCGCGGCGCGTCTGCATCAATCCGATACGGCATTGCGATAGTTACGCTGGCGCTGATGCCGCTTTCCGCCATCGCAACCTTTGTGGAGCAGGAGCGGCTCGTCGTTCCAATGCAAAGTACCGCAATGCCGAACCTGCAAGACGAACAGCAGCCATTACTGATCGCGTCTCGCCTGGGCAGCATGCACACCGCAATTCTGGAGGAGCTACCCGCTGCCGCACCCGCAGTCAGCGGAGGCGAACTTTGGATCGCTGAACACGCCGGATTGTTGTTGCCATGTATGGATGCTGTATGGCTCTTCGGTGTGCTGTTGCTGGCGGTACGTGCCGCTGGCGGATGGTGGCAGTTGCGCGGGTTGAAGTTGCGAGCGAGCGCCGCTGTGCCCCCGGAAGTCCGTGTTGCGTTTGAGCGGCTGAGACGCAGGTATGAGTTAAGTCGCGGCGTTATGCTGCGCATGTCGGACGAAGTGATATCGCCTATGGTGTTTGGCGTGTGGCGCACGGTCGTATTGGTGCCTCTGAGCGCCGTCGCACAGTTAACGCCCGAGCAGATGGAGGCAGTACTCGCGCATGAACTGGCTCACGTGCGCCGGTGGGATTACCTGGTCAACCTGATGCAGACGGTAACTGAATGTCTGTTCTTCTTCCATCCGGCAGTATGGTGGATCAGCCATCGTGTCAGAGATTTTCGTGAAATATGTTGTGACGAAACCGCAGCGCAAACCTGCGCGGATCCAGCGATCTATGCGGCCGCCCTGCTGCAGATGGAGGAACAACGTTTTCGACAGCCACAACTGGCGATGGCGCTGAACGGTAATGGTGGAACGCTTTTGCAACGAGTACGGCGAGTCATGGGAGAGAAAGCAATGGAGCAGAAACAGATGAGCGGAATTCGAATGATGACGGCAGGGCTGGCGCTGGTTGGACTGTATGCGGTTCCGCACGTAGCGCACAGCATGAAGATGGAAACAAAACCAAAAGCTGCAGTTGCCCCGATAGCAGAAGTCGCTCCGCGCGTGGCTGCGCAAACAACACCGGCAGTTTCTGTCGCGGTAAAACCAAAGATCGACATCGCAACTGTCCAGCAAGCGGATGTGAACATCGCGGATACGGCCCCCATGCCAAATCCCGCACCCGCTCCACGTGTTATCCATGACGGTGCTTCGCAGGAAGTGAAGCAAGATGGCATGCAGTATCTGGATGCCATGAAGGTTGCAGGCTATCCGCTGGATCTCAACAACGATCTCAACGAAATCATCCGGCTGCGATCTGTGGGTGTAACGCCGGAGTATGCAAATGCCATGACACAAGCTGGCATGGGCAAACCCACGCTGAAAGAACTGGGTACACTGAAGGCCGTAGGTGTAACGCCGGAGTATGTGAAGTCACTGAAGTCTTCCTCTTCCGCGCCAACAAACTTTCACGATGTGATCTCGTTTAAAACGTTGGGTGTCACGCCGGAATATGCGCAGCAGATTGAGTCGTTAGGACTCGGCAAGCCCACCATGCATGATCTCACCAGCATGAAGGCTGTTGGCGTTACGCCGGAATACGCGACCGAATTGAAGAGCGCGGGCTTCACACCAAAGGACCTGCACGAACTGGTAAGCATGCGCGCTGTGGGTGTTACACCGGAATACGCCCGTGCTATGGCCGCTGCAGGCTTCTCCGCAAACTCTGCACATGACCTGGTCAGCATGAAGGCACAAGGCATGACGCCGGAGTATGCGAAGTGGTTGAAGGCAAACTTCCCCAATGCGGATATGCATGCGATGCGACAGGCAATTAACTTCCACATTGACGACAAGTTCATTGCCGACGCCAAGGCGCACGGCTTCAACGGAACCGATCTGGATAAGCTGACCAAGCTGAAGATGTCGGGCTTGTTGAACTAAAAAGTTCAGCAGCACCGAACAAACTCCTTACACATTGCAAACAGTGTCGTTGCGGCGCATCCGCCGCAACGACAGAGCCACGCCCTTGTCGGCGTGCATGACAGAACACGCGCTGAAAACGAAGGAGACAACCTAATGAAACGTACATGGATTGCACTCGTGCTGATCGTTGCCGCAGCGCCGTGCGTTGCGCAAACCATCTCGGGAGTCTGCATGATCTCAGAAGGTCAACATAAAGATGGAACGCCGGTAGCCCGAGTCATGCTGTCGGAAAACGACTGCGCGACCAATGGCCGCAACTGCATGGAGATGTCGAATACATCCACGGAATGGCGGCAATGGAGCGGCATTTCCCCAGAGGTATTGCACCACGATAGTTCTGCGACAGATGCGAAGCTCGTCGGCGATGCAGGTTCGCTCGTATGCAATGGCATCGTGCATGATGGCGTTCTTTCCGGACGCTTTCAATTTGATGCCAATCCAACATTCGTCACGAACATGGCCGCGCTCGGCTTTGACGGCATCCAGCCGCGCAAGCAGTTGGGCATGCTCATGTTGGACATCACTCCAGCCTGGGCAAAACAGATGCAATCGCTCGGCATTACAGAACTCACCACAAACCGGCTGCAAGGGTTGCGCGCCCTGCATGTCGATGCAGACTACGTTCATGCGATGGCTGCGGCAGGTTATCCCGAATTACGTGCGGGCAAGCTGACAGAAATGAAGGCAGTCGGCGTCACTCCGGAAAAGGTTCAGGAAGCGAAGTCACTCGGCTTTCAACCTTCAGAACAAGACCTGATTCAGATGGCCATCTTCAAAATTGATCGGCCCTTCGTGGAACGCATGCGTGCTCGCGGCCTGACAGACCTCACGCTAAAGAAACTGATTCAGATCAAAATTTTCAAGCTGGATAACTAAACCTAAGAACCATCTGGAAGGAGCACACCGATGACACACAAGATGCTGTTTGCGATACTTCTAAGTCAGGGAGCTTGCTTGCTGGCTATAGCAGCGCCGATGGATTCCGTGGCGCACAATGTAAGGCCCTCAGACCTTACTACCAGATCAGGGCAAAAGACCATTCAGAATATCCAGGGATTGCACCTGATGATTCGCGGTGGAACGGCACAATGGGCCTTCCAATTTGTGTGCAGAGACGCTCACTGCGAGTTCCACCATATTCACGCATCACATCATGCGCAACAGCCGGAATACATTGACTTGTCTGTCAGTCTGACATGCTCGACAGAATGCCTGGAGCGTCCGAGATCACCACTGCAGTCAGCTATGGTTTCAAGCGGACATTAGTGCTTCAGAAGAAACATGCCCCAGCTCACTACGATTGCAGCCAGCACAAATCCACCGAAGCAAAACGCTCCGAACCGGATCATGTTTTTGGGTTCCGTACGCTGGGTGATTCCGAACACAATCGAAGCAAAGAAGGCATACACCACAAGGGCTGCGAAGTGAGACATTACAGACCCTCCTTGCGGCCATTGGCCAACGACTGCGCATCCACCGCGGCCATTACATTCAGCAGCCCAGCAACCACGGCAAACTTGCTTCCGTAATCGGAAACCGTATCCGTCAGAACCTGGCCACCAAGGCTGGCCGCATGGGCAATCACATACAGCAGCGGCGAACCCATCTGTCCCACAAAACCCAGCAGATCCAGCACGTCGCCATTCGTGGCGGAATAAACTTTGCCGTGCATCATCATGCCCAGGAAAAACATGCTGACGATGGACACAAACAGCAACGCTGCGCGAATAGGCTTCTTCACCAACACGTGCCCAAGCCCCGGCACCAGCCAGCCGGCCACCAGCACCAGCGTAGGAGACATTGCACTCTGTCTTACCGGAACCTTCGTTGTTTGTATCACTGCCATTCCGTTGTCGATCATATCAGCTAGATTCGCACCAGTTCGCGCTGAATCTTCCCAGTAACAACCGCGCTTCCCGGCTTGGTCATCATGTCAATCTCGCTCCGCACCCCGAAACACTCCGGCCCGGGTGGGAGATAGATACCCGGCTCCACGGAAAAGCAGGTCATCGGCAGGATCAAGCGCTCGTCATGCGTCTCGAAGTTGTCCAGGTGCGCACCCGCGCCATGCAACTCCGTGCCGATGTTGTGGCCTGTGCGATGCGTAAACCACTGGCCAAAACCAGCGTTGACAATCACCTCGCGAGCTGCAGCATCCGGCTCCCACCCCGCAATCGGCTTTCCCTTGGCAAACCGCTGCTCTACCAGGCGAATGCCCGCATCGCGAGCCTCCACAACCGTGCGGAAGACGCGCCCCTCATGCTCCGTAGGATCGCGGTCCACAACCCCGGTCCACGTAATGTCATACCAGACCGCCGAAGGATCGTCCTTCAGCTTGCCCCATATGTCGATCAGGACGAATGAGCCACGTTCAATGCGTGACGACTTCCCTGCCACCGGCTCGTAGTGCGAGTCGGCCGCATTTGGCCCCACACTGACGTTTGGCCCATGCTCCCAGACCAGACCCTCCTTCGCCAACTCGGCCTGCAGATACTCCACCATGGCGAACTCATCCGTGCCTACACCGCGCACACGCGACCCCATCTCGCGCCACGCATCTTCCAGGATGCGATCGATCTTCCTCTGTGCGATGTAGTGTGTCTCCACCTGGTGCTCTGTCAGCACTGCCTCAAACCGGCTGACCAGGTTCGCGGAAGAAACAATCTCCTTGCCCATACCGTTCAGCACTTCAATGGTGCCGGCATCCACCATCGCCACATACATCACAGCGTTCCGCGGCGAATACTGCATGGCGATGCGCGTCGAGCCCTGGAGCATCTGTTCCAGCGCCGATTCCATCTCCTGCCACGTGGAATACAGCACACGCTCGCCCGGCAACGTATCCAGCTTACCCGCCTCAATGCGGTGGTTCAGCTTACGAGGCTCCCCTTTCGCGGGGATGAAGTAAAACCACCGACGTGTAACGTGCATGGACGGATCAAGCCCCAGGATGCGATACGCCAGCGGATCGCGCACGTGGTGGTCATAGAACAACCATCCATCCACTCCCGCCTGCTTAAGAGCCTCCTGCACCTTCGGAACGTCCATCATCCACCTCGCATTTTTATGCTACGCGTAAAAACAAAAACGCAGCACCCACGCCGGGTGCTGCGCTCGCTCGTACGGATTACTTCATAAAGGTAACGGGAACCCACACATCCGTGGTCTCCCACTTCACGTGCATCTCTGTGCCCTTCGCGGTGGTATTGCGGAACTCGATGGACATCATCTCCTGCGGTGCGGTCAACGATGCCTTCTTCATCGGTGCCTTGCCAAGATCATCAGCCTCAAAGCGCTCCGTTCCCCACTGTCCAAGATGCTTGCAGAACACCAACTGCCATTCACCCGCAGAAGGCAGCGTGACCAACGTGTACTTGCCTGCGGGAACATGCAGCGAACCCACCATCAGATCGGTATTGGTCTCAAAGAGCGTGGCTTCATTTGCGCCGGTGCGCCACCAGGTGGTGTACGGCACCAGATCGCCCATAATCTTTCGCCCGCGCATGCTGGGTGCGCCATAGTCCACCTTTACCGTGTGGCCATTGATGCTGGCCTCTGCCTGCTTCCGCGGACTGGCCAGAGGAGCACCCGGCTTGTGCGGAGCCATCTCCATTCCACCCTGCGCCATCGCCGAAAGACTCAAGCCACAACACAGCAGTGCAGCGGCTACTACCAGCTTCTTGATCTTCATAAACAAACTCCTTTTCGCGCCTCTCACGTTATACGAAACGAAGCATGGGAAGACAGCAACCGTCGCGCTATTTTTCAGACTTTTCCTTTGCCACCTCTGCCTCAAAGGCAGTCTTCTTCTCATTCACAGCCTGGTGGTATCCAGCAGGATCAATCCATACTGCATCACCTTGCTGTGGCCAGCGTGCCATCTTCCCCAGAAGGTCAAAATACACACCATGCGCGCCAAGAAAGATATCCACGGGAAGCGCGTTCAAGGTGGCAAATGTCTTTTGAAAATCCTGCTCAATTCCCGGATACGAAGCAGGTCTGCCCGGCGTGGAAACCAGCCGCACTGCCGGGTTCCACGACATGCCGCCCACAATCACCACTCGCAGCGTGCGTCCACTCTCGTGTGTCTCCATGGTCCACGTGGTGCATCCCTGCGTATGGCCCGCCGTCTTATGCGCAACGATGGTCGTGCCGCCCAACTGCACCTTGTCCATGTCATGCAGAACACGATCCACGTGAACCGGCGGAAAATGATCCAGCGAGTGATCATAGTCAGATGCGCCACCGTCTTCCATGACCTTCACATCGCCATCCATCACCATCAGCTTTGCGCCTGTCTCCTTCACCACCTCGGCGGAACCCGCGGCATGATCATAGTGTGACTGGCTGCTGAGAAGAATCCTGGTATCACTCCACTTGAAGCCCAGCTTTTCAATACTGGCGTGTATCTGCGGAGGCGACATAGCCAGGTTCGCGTTGATCAGGATGTTGCCTTTCGGCGTTGTGATCAGGTAAGCCGCAAGATCGCGCGATCCGACATAATACAGATTGCCCGAGATACGAAACGGCGCAGTGGGCGCAATCCAATCTGCTTTGTTCTGAGCTACTGCAGGTAGTTGCAGCGCGGCTATCACCAGCGCGGAATAGAGAACACGAAGAGTCATGCGCCAAGCTTAATGGCCACCGATACATCCGCAAAACAAAAACGTTTACGCTCCGGCAACATGATGCTGGAATTGCTGACGAAGCTGCGTAACCATGGACGGCCATGGAATATCTTGTTGGCCAGTAAGCGTCTCCACCCACACAAGGCTCTGTTCGCCTCGACCACGCGACGGATCGTAGATATTCAAGCGAGCCACGGCTACATCTCCCGGCCCAAAATCGATGCGCCCGCTGCGATCAATCCACGTCAGTTCAAAGACAAGGTCAGGCCGCTGTTCCGGCGTCACAAGTTTCTTGCCGAGATCCCCCACCAGCTTCACCATCTGCCTGCGTCCGAAAGAATCCATGCGGCCCGTATCCACGCGAACATTCTTTGACACGGCAAGCAGGTGTTGAAACGCATCACCATTGCACTGGTAGTAGTCCGTCTTCTGTTGCGTGCATCCAGGTTGTGGCGCCTTCTGCGCACACAAAGGCGACATAGCAGAAGCAAACAGCATAGCGATAAGTAATCGACTCCAGCGCATCCTTGTCCTCACTCAACAGCATTAGACGCGCTGGCGTCGTTAAATGGAAACCCGTTACCTTACGCCGTCACCCGCGTGCCACGTTTTGCAATGATGGGTTCCATGCGGCTGTACAGCTCCTGCAATATCTTCACGCCTGCTTCGGCCGCGGCATGATCCGGCGTTTCATTGGAGTCATTCCAGCCCTCTTCTTCGCCACCTACATTCGGCTGGATCACAATGCCATCACGCCGCGCAAGCAGGTTCAGGCCCTTATATCCGATGCCATAGTTCACACCCTCTTGCGGAATGAGCCACGCAATCTGTCCGCGCAC is a window encoding:
- a CDS encoding peptidylprolyl isomerase; protein product: MAVRVNGEVIHDERFHREFVELSGGRTPQQVQEQAPMEYHRLLQTAERNTLRSVLLHQVAVAEGITATAEEAEEERRSTWGSAANQSCGIGITSDMISRLMVKKVQQHLTRHVQRPDRREVEAIYRNNSAAFTIQERWLVSHIVQIAETEAEHAKAINVLKQAQSELKRSKSFAAVADRYSDCKGNGGSLGWINRGTMVPEFEAKVFTLERRKLSDIFETTFGLHLAILHDWKPAGLQPLDEVRADLARHIFEERKQVLLNQITEDLMRRAEIAMLPDPERSVAAGEKVQ
- a CDS encoding formylglycine-generating enzyme family protein, whose translation is MILLPGGAFLMGSESADSFPDDGEGPVRQVTVDSFWMDQYAVRNRDFMKFVQETQYVTEAERIGWSFVFAGDLPEESSSADTKAVHGTEWWRVIEGATWLHPDGPGSNLASRTDHPVVQVSWNDAAAYAAWAGKRLPTEAEWEFAARGGLEQQAYPWGNELTPDGKHLCNIWQGVFPVSNTAEDGYASTCPVDTFPPNGYGLFGITGNTWEWIADWFHPTYHQLATRHNPIGPPQGTARMLKGGSYLCHRSYCNRYRVAARSSNTPDSATTNIGFRCVRDIA
- a CDS encoding BlaI/MecI/CopY family transcriptional regulator, whose protein sequence is MKMTRQIPKPTEGELELLTILWERGEATVRDVFEAVNERRAVVYTGVQKLMQIMLDKGLVERDATERAHVYRAAVAKEDTERRFMRELSDRFFAGSAAQLALRALEMEPASEEDLREIRTLIAKKLS
- a CDS encoding M56 family metallopeptidase, whose protein sequence is MSAYLGVHTGEVVALGWTLLHFCWQSAIIAMLYVLVDRCTRGASASIRYGIAIVTLALMPLSAIATFVEQERLVVPMQSTAMPNLQDEQQPLLIASRLGSMHTAILEELPAAAPAVSGGELWIAEHAGLLLPCMDAVWLFGVLLLAVRAAGGWWQLRGLKLRASAAVPPEVRVAFERLRRRYELSRGVMLRMSDEVISPMVFGVWRTVVLVPLSAVAQLTPEQMEAVLAHELAHVRRWDYLVNLMQTVTECLFFFHPAVWWISHRVRDFREICCDETAAQTCADPAIYAAALLQMEEQRFRQPQLAMALNGNGGTLLQRVRRVMGEKAMEQKQMSGIRMMTAGLALVGLYAVPHVAHSMKMETKPKAAVAPIAEVAPRVAAQTTPAVSVAVKPKIDIATVQQADVNIADTAPMPNPAPAPRVIHDGASQEVKQDGMQYLDAMKVAGYPLDLNNDLNEIIRLRSVGVTPEYANAMTQAGMGKPTLKELGTLKAVGVTPEYVKSLKSSSSAPTNFHDVISFKTLGVTPEYAQQIESLGLGKPTMHDLTSMKAVGVTPEYATELKSAGFTPKDLHELVSMRAVGVTPEYARAMAAAGFSANSAHDLVSMKAQGMTPEYAKWLKANFPNADMHAMRQAINFHIDDKFIADAKAHGFNGTDLDKLTKLKMSGLLN
- a CDS encoding DUF6677 family protein → MSPTLVLVAGWLVPGLGHVLVKKPIRAALLFVSIVSMFFLGMMMHGKVYSATNGDVLDLLGFVGQMGSPLLYVIAHAASLGGQVLTDTVSDYGSKFAVVAGLLNVMAAVDAQSLANGRKEGL
- a CDS encoding M24 family metallopeptidase, encoding MDVPKVQEALKQAGVDGWLFYDHHVRDPLAYRILGLDPSMHVTRRWFYFIPAKGEPRKLNHRIEAGKLDTLPGERVLYSTWQEMESALEQMLQGSTRIAMQYSPRNAVMYVAMVDAGTIEVLNGMGKEIVSSANLVSRFEAVLTEHQVETHYIAQRKIDRILEDAWREMGSRVRGVGTDEFAMVEYLQAELAKEGLVWEHGPNVSVGPNAADSHYEPVAGKSSRIERGSFVLIDIWGKLKDDPSAVWYDITWTGVVDRDPTEHEGRVFRTVVEARDAGIRLVEQRFAKGKPIAGWEPDAAAREVIVNAGFGQWFTHRTGHNIGTELHGAGAHLDNFETHDERLILPMTCFSVEPGIYLPPGPECFGVRSEIDMMTKPGSAVVTGKIQRELVRI
- a CDS encoding DUF2911 domain-containing protein, yielding MKIKKLVVAAALLCCGLSLSAMAQGGMEMAPHKPGAPLASPRKQAEASINGHTVKVDYGAPSMRGRKIMGDLVPYTTWWRTGANEATLFETNTDLMVGSLHVPAGKYTLVTLPSAGEWQLVFCKHLGQWGTERFEADDLGKAPMKKASLTAPQEMMSIEFRNTTAKGTEMHVKWETTDVWVPVTFMK
- the bla gene encoding subclass B3 metallo-beta-lactamase, which produces MTLRVLYSALVIAALQLPAVAQNKADWIAPTAPFRISGNLYYVGSRDLAAYLITTPKGNILINANLAMSPPQIHASIEKLGFKWSDTRILLSSQSHYDHAAGSAEVVKETGAKLMVMDGDVKVMEDGGASDYDHSLDHFPPVHVDRVLHDMDKVQLGGTTIVAHKTAGHTQGCTTWTMETHESGRTLRVVIVGGMSWNPAVRLVSTPGRPASYPGIEQDFQKTFATLNALPVDIFLGAHGVYFDLLGKMARWPQQGDAVWIDPAGYHQAVNEKKTAFEAEVAKEKSEK